GGCCTCCGAACTCTTTGCCTCGTTTACGGCCCAGAGCCCGTCCAACATCCATGAGCGGCGAATTGCGGCGGCCCTCGATCGCCCGCTCGTCATCGGCGGCGGAACGGACGTGTCTTATCAGCATCAGGTCGATTCGACCGGAGCGCTCGCTCGCGGACTCAGTACCGTCGCTCTTTCGGCAGATCGAGTTTCTCCACCCACAATTCTTCCATGACCGCCAGGTCCTCGGCCGGGTTGTAATCATTCCCTTCAGGAATCTCCAGCAGTTCCAGAACCTCGAATGAGAATCCGTCTACCCCGTCTGCCTCCCAGTCGGCCTGGAGAGCACTCTTGGGGTGCCCCTTCATTCGCAGCTGGGCCCGTATCCGATTCAGCATCGCTGGAGCATCGGGGCTCGACCCCACGAGTGTGCGACCGCTCGCAGCATGTGTGACACGAAACACTCCCGCCGGGCGGGGAGTGTCGCGATACGCTCTGACCATCGCTTTGCGATCCAGGTCTCTAATCCTGGCCGGAATACGACACGAAGTGAACGACGGGCCGTGTCCCGCATTTCGGATCTCGCGGGACATCGAGCGTGCCGGTGCCGTCAGGCGCCGGGCACGGCACGAAGCGCCGGACGACATCTCGGACAGGTACAAGCTCAACCCACGGAATCCGCTCGTTGAAGCTGCTTCGCGGGACACCTGCCGGCCCCGCGAAGCTCGAATCGACATAGGCCTCACGCTCACGCTGTGTCCACGTCGATCGCAACTCCTGAAAGGCTACGATATTGGTATCGAGGCAAGCGCAGCTCCGCTCACTGGCTCGAGGTTGGCGCTGTTCGAGGAGCCCGTCGACACACAGGCGGTGAGACTGAGTACGATCCACCCTTTGAGGCAAAATGCAGCCGGTCGAGTAGTGAGCATGTTTCTCTGGTCCCGAAGGTAAACGCACACGGTCAGTACTTGATGTCGGATCGACCGACGGTCATCCCAATGTTTCCGACACGCTCACCCATAGTGTAGTGCTCACCACTCCCAGCGGTCATGCCGAAGAAAGGCACACCTGGAACGATAAGTCGCCCCGTGTCATCGACGGCGCCGGCCCGGGCTGTCGTGGCGACCACCTCTGCGACGAAGATCTTCCTCATGGGTGGAACCTCAAGCGAGCCGATCGTCCGGCATTCGCAATGGATCGGAGCCTCTTCAATGGTCGGGGCATCTACCATGGTCGCGGTTCCGCGCGTGAGACCACTCAGTGCGTACTTGTCACCGACTCGGCTCGAGTTCATGTCGATGGTGTCGAAGGCTTGGATCATGGAAGCGACGGGAACGTTCAGGACGAACTCGTCATGTTGCTCCAACAGGCGTCGGGCGAGGTGCTCCGACCCCGCGGCCACTCCGATCTGAGGCGGATCGCCATTAACGACGAAAGTCCAGAGGACGGATAGCTCCTCGGGATCGCCGTCCGCTCCGTTGATGGATAGAAGGATGGCAGGAACGGGCGGGACCATAGGCCCGGGCTCAGCCAGGGTCCGCCGAGGCCCGCTCGTCAGGTCCGCCTGTGGCCCGCTCCAATCCGAAGCAGTCGGGGCATCGGAGTCAGTCTGTTGCGATCCGCACCCCCAAATCGCCGAAACCGCAGCCGCAGTCGATCCGGCTTCCATGAAGCGCCGTCGGGACCAGTTCACGTCTTCACCTTCCGTTCGATGGTGTTTGGGCTGCAGTTGGCGGACAGCTCTTCTCGACCTTGATCACGTCGTCTCGGGTTCGTGCACTTCGCCGTCCAGGTCGTCGAGTTTACGCACCATGAAACCACGGGCGTCCTGAACCGCCTGGTTGTAGATGGGCGGCCCGAGGCTCTCGAGTACGAAGTCCAATAGCTGCGACGCACGAAATTCGCTCAGCGTCTCGTCGAATTCCTCAAGGAAGA
Above is a window of Longimicrobiales bacterium DNA encoding:
- a CDS encoding GIY-YIG nuclease family protein; protein product: MVRAYRDTPRPAGVFRVTHAASGRTLVGSSPDAPAMLNRIRAQLRMKGHPKSALQADWEADGVDGFSFEVLELLEIPEGNDYNPAEDLAVMEELWVEKLDLPKERRY
- a CDS encoding flavin reductase, which translates into the protein MNWSRRRFMEAGSTAAAVSAIWGCGSQQTDSDAPTASDWSGPQADLTSGPRRTLAEPGPMVPPVPAILLSINGADGDPEELSVLWTFVVNGDPPQIGVAAGSEHLARRLLEQHDEFVLNVPVASMIQAFDTIDMNSSRVGDKYALSGLTRGTATMVDAPTIEEAPIHCECRTIGSLEVPPMRKIFVAEVVATTARAGAVDDTGRLIVPGVPFFGMTAGSGEHYTMGERVGNIGMTVGRSDIKY
- a CDS encoding DUF2164 domain-containing protein, which codes for MALSLDDARRHEITSGLRGFFLEEFDETLSEFRASQLLDFVLESLGPPIYNQAVQDARGFMVRKLDDLDGEVHEPETT